Below is a genomic region from Escherichia ruysiae.
GCCAAAGCTGGAAGAAAGTACATATTCACCGGGCAGATTATCCAGCGCCCAGGCAACGCGGCTTTCAGCGTCCAGTTTTTCCAGTTGGGCATTAGTTTCCGCCAGCGCCAGAATGCGCTCTACCTTCGGTAGTTCGTTCAGGGCGTTTAGATCGAGTCTGGACATAGATACCTCACTGTTTGCCTTGCCTGATGCGACGCTCACACGTCTTATCAGGCCTACAATATCCCGCTGATGGTTAATCCCACAAATCGCGTGCCGGATCGAGCACCGGGCGAATGATGCCCGCACGCACCGTAAAGTCGCCGAAGCCTTCACCCGCTTCACGCTCTTTCGCCCAGCGCCCTATCAGTTCATCAAGCGACGCCAGGATTTCCGGCTCGGTGATGTTTTCTTTATACATCCGAGGGATACGTGTCCCAATGCGGTTGCCGCCAAGATGCAGGTTGTAGCGACCCGGCGCTTTACCCACCAGGCCCACTTCCGCCAGCATCGCGCGACCACAACCGTTCGGGCAGCCTGTTACACGCATCACGATATGCTCATCGCTGACACCATGTTTCGCCATTAAATTATCGATGTTGTCGATAAAAGACGGCAGGAAACGCTCCGCTTCCGCCATTGCCAGCGGGCAAGTCGGGAATGACACGCAGGCCATCGAGTTTTCACGCTGCGGCGTGACGACATTCATTAACCCGCTCTCTTTGGCGATCTTCTCGATCTTCGCTTTCTCGCTTTCCGGCACACCGGCGATGATCAGATTCTGGTTCGCCGTAATGCGGAAATCGCCTTTGTGGATCTTCGCGATCTCCAGCAGACCGGTTTTCAACGGACGCCCCGGATAATCAAGGATGCGACCATTTTCGATAAACAGCGTCAGGTGCCAGTTATCATCAATGCCTTTAACCCAGCCGATGCGATCGCCGCGTCCGGTGAACTCATACGGACGGATCGGTTCGAACTTGATCCCCGCGCGACGTTCCACTTCCGCTTTAAACGTCTCAACACCCACACGTTCCAGCGTGTATTTGGTTTTGGCATTTTTACGATCGGTTCGATTACCCCAGTCACGCTGAGTCGTCACGACGGCTTCCGCCACCGCCAGCGTATGCTCCAGCGGCAGATAACCAAACTCGCTCGCGGTGCGGGCGTAGGTTTTTTTGTTACCGTGTTCGATAGACAGCCCACCGCCCACCAGCAGATTGAAGCCTACCAGCTTGCCGTTCTCCGCTATTGCCACAAAGTTCATGTCATTGGCGTGCAGATCGATGTCGTTCTGCGGCGGGATCACTACCGTCGTTTTAAACTTACGCGGTAAATAGGTCTGACCGAGGATCGGTTCTTCATCAGTGGTAGCGACTTTCTCCTGATCGAGCCAGATCTCCGCATATGCACGAGTACGTGGCAGCAGGTGCTCAGAAATTTTCTTCGCCCATTCATACGCTTCCGCGTGCAGCTGCGATTCAAACGGGTTCGAGGTGCAAAGCACGTTACGGTTCATGTCGTTGGCGGTTGCCAGCGCATCAAGCCCGACCGAGTGCAGCATCTGGTGTGCCGGCTTGACGTTCTTTTTCAGAATGCCGTGGAACTGGAACGTCTGGCGGTTGGTCAGACGAATGCTGCCGTAAATCGTGTTGTCTTCAGCAAATTTATCAATCGCCTGCCATTGTCTGGTGGTGATCACTCCACCAGGCAGACGGCAGCGCAGCATCATCGCGTGACGTGGTTCCAGCTTCTGCTCGGCACGCTCAGCGCGGATATCGCGGTCATCCTGCTGATACATACCGTGGAAACGGATCAGCAGAAAGTTGTCGCCTTTAAAGCCGCCGGTCAGGCCGTCGTTTAAATCTTCAGCAATCGTGCCGCGCAGATAGTTGCTCTCAAGCTTCATGCGCTCCGCGTCTGCCAGTTTACCTTCGACCACTAAAGGCCCTGGATGTTTTTCGCTCATTAGTAGACATCTCGCTGATAACGGCGCTCAACGCGCAGCTCACTTAAAAATTCATCCGCCGCTTCGGTGTCCATGCCACCAAATTCGGCAATCACTTCCAGAAGTGCCTGTTCAACGTCTTTCGCCATGCGATTGGCGTCGCCGCAGACATAAATGTGGGCACCGTCATTGATCCAGCGCCACAGCTCTGCGCCCTGTTCGCGCAGTTTGTCTTGTACGTAAATTTTTTCTTTTTGATCGCGCGACCAGGCGAGATCGATACGCGTCAGCACGCCTTCTTTGACGTAACGCTGCCATTCCACCTGATAGAGGAAATCTTCCGTAAAGTGCGGATTACCAAAGAACAGCCAGTTTTTACCCGGCGCTTCGTCGGCGGCACGCTGCTGCATAAAGGCGCGGAACGGCGCGATGCCCGTACCGGGGCCAATCATAATCACCGGCGTTTCCGGATTAGCAGGCAAACGGAAGTTGTCGTTATGTTCGATAAACACCCGAACTTCGCCCTCTTCTTCCACGCGATCGGCGAGGAAGCTGGAGGCACCACCCGCACGGGCGCGACCTTCCACGTCATAACGCACAACGCCGACGGTGATGTGCACTTCGCTCTCGACTTCCGCCTGCGATGAGGCGATGGAATATAAGCGCGGCGTCAACGGGCGCAAAATACCGATGAATGCATCAGCGTCCAGTTGTGCCGGAGAGAAACGCAACATATCGACAATTGGCGTGGTTGCCGCGTAATGCTGCAACTTCGCTTTATCGCCCACCAGCGGCAGCAGCGTTTCACTGCGCGTTAAAGTGGCGTAGTTCTCAACAATATTCGCGGTGTTGACGGTCAGTTCAAAATGCCACTGTAAGGCTTCTGCCAGCGGTAGCGTTTTGCCATCAACAGTGACAGGCTCATCGCCTTTCAACCACAGCAGTTCAACAATCTCTTTTACCAGTGCCGGATCGTTCTGATACCAGACGCCCAGCGCGTCGCCCGGCTGATAGTGCAGGCCTGAATCACCTAAATCGATCTCGATATGGCGAACGTCTTTTTCAGAATTGCGTCCGGTAATTTTCTGGTTAACCGAAAGGCTCGCCACCAGCGGCGCCTCTTTGCTATACGGGCTGGTGTGAATTTCATTTACCGCGCCAGTAGCGACAGATTGCGAAGGTGCCGCAACAGGCGCGCGGGACTTCAGAACATCAACCACGCGGGCGCGCCATTCGCTGGCGGCTGCCTGATATTCAACGTCAGCATCAACACGGTCGAGCAGGCGCTCACCGCCCAGTTCCGCCAGCTTGCTGTCAAAATCTTTACCGGACTGGCAGAAAAACTCATAAGAGGTGTCACCAAGGCTAAACACGGCAAAAGCGGTATTTTCCAGTTTCGGCGCTTTTTTGGAGAACAGGAACTTATGCAGCGCGACGGCTTCTTCCGGCGGTTCCCCTTCCCCTTGTGTTGAAGTCACCACAATGAGCAGTTTTTCACTGGCGATTTGTTTGAATTTATAGTCGCCTGCGTTCACCAACTTAACGTTCAGTTTTGCCGCTAATAAGTCGTCACGTAACGCTTCAGCGACCCGGCGAGCATTACCCGTTTGCGAAGCGGAGATGATGGTGATACCCGGCATTTCTGCGCCAGGCGCAGGTGTAGCTGCAAGTGTACCTGGCTGCTGGTTAAGTATTCCCCAGAAATAGCCGGATACCCACGCAAGCTGGGTAGGTGTCAAATCAGTAGTGGCTGCCTGGAGGCGAGCCAGTTGCTCCGGGTTCAGCGGAAGCAAAGCGGAAGGTGGGGCCTGTGTCGTCATTCGTCGTTATGTTCCAGTAAGCAAAGCTGTTTCTGCGCCCTGTCTGCGCCCATAAAACAAAAGAGAAGGTAAGGTTAACGGGGCGAACGGTGTGGATTAAAGACGGGATAGCGATAACTAATAACCAAATCGACTAACCTGTTTTAGCAATAGTCTTTAACAACAAAATAGATTTATTAACCCAATGAAAATTAAATAAATATCGACCATCATTAAGATAATTAGGCTATTTTGCGCAACAAACCCATTTTAGATAATGCGAAAAAACAGGCTTTCCGGTACTCTACGCCCGTTTTGTCGTCCTGTAGAGAAATTATGATGTCCACCACGTTATTTAAAGATTTCACCTTCGAAGCCGCTCACCGCTTGCCACACGTCCCACAAGGACATAAATGTGGTCGCCTTCACGGGCACTCTTTTATGGTGCGCCTGGAAATTACCGGGGAAGTCGATCCGCATACGGGCTGGATTATCGATTTCGCTGAACTGAAAGCGGCATTTAAACCAACCTATGATCGCCTCGATCACTATTATCTCAATGATATTCCTGGCCTGGAAAACCCGACCAGCGAGGTT
It encodes:
- the cysI gene encoding assimilatory sulfite reductase (NADPH) hemoprotein subunit, which produces MSEKHPGPLVVEGKLADAERMKLESNYLRGTIAEDLNDGLTGGFKGDNFLLIRFHGMYQQDDRDIRAERAEQKLEPRHAMMLRCRLPGGVITTRQWQAIDKFAEDNTIYGSIRLTNRQTFQFHGILKKNVKPAHQMLHSVGLDALATANDMNRNVLCTSNPFESQLHAEAYEWAKKISEHLLPRTRAYAEIWLDQEKVATTDEEPILGQTYLPRKFKTTVVIPPQNDIDLHANDMNFVAIAENGKLVGFNLLVGGGLSIEHGNKKTYARTASEFGYLPLEHTLAVAEAVVTTQRDWGNRTDRKNAKTKYTLERVGVETFKAEVERRAGIKFEPIRPYEFTGRGDRIGWVKGIDDNWHLTLFIENGRILDYPGRPLKTGLLEIAKIHKGDFRITANQNLIIAGVPESEKAKIEKIAKESGLMNVVTPQRENSMACVSFPTCPLAMAEAERFLPSFIDNIDNLMAKHGVSDEHIVMRVTGCPNGCGRAMLAEVGLVGKAPGRYNLHLGGNRIGTRIPRMYKENITEPEILASLDELIGRWAKEREAGEGFGDFTVRAGIIRPVLDPARDLWD
- the cysJ gene encoding NADPH-dependent assimilatory sulfite reductase flavoprotein subunit, translated to MTTQAPPSALLPLNPEQLARLQAATTDLTPTQLAWVSGYFWGILNQQPGTLAATPAPGAEMPGITIISASQTGNARRVAEALRDDLLAAKLNVKLVNAGDYKFKQIASEKLLIVVTSTQGEGEPPEEAVALHKFLFSKKAPKLENTAFAVFSLGDTSYEFFCQSGKDFDSKLAELGGERLLDRVDADVEYQAAASEWRARVVDVLKSRAPVAAPSQSVATGAVNEIHTSPYSKEAPLVASLSVNQKITGRNSEKDVRHIEIDLGDSGLHYQPGDALGVWYQNDPALVKEIVELLWLKGDEPVTVDGKTLPLAEALQWHFELTVNTANIVENYATLTRSETLLPLVGDKAKLQHYAATTPIVDMLRFSPAQLDADAFIGILRPLTPRLYSIASSQAEVESEVHITVGVVRYDVEGRARAGGASSFLADRVEEEGEVRVFIEHNDNFRLPANPETPVIMIGPGTGIAPFRAFMQQRAADEAPGKNWLFFGNPHFTEDFLYQVEWQRYVKEGVLTRIDLAWSRDQKEKIYVQDKLREQGAELWRWINDGAHIYVCGDANRMAKDVEQALLEVIAEFGGMDTEAADEFLSELRVERRYQRDVY
- the queD gene encoding 6-carboxytetrahydropterin synthase QueD, encoding MMSTTLFKDFTFEAAHRLPHVPQGHKCGRLHGHSFMVRLEITGEVDPHTGWIIDFAELKAAFKPTYDRLDHYYLNDIPGLENPTSEVLAKWIWDQVKPVVPLLSAVMVKETCTAGCIYRGE